The following proteins are encoded in a genomic region of Musa acuminata AAA Group cultivar baxijiao chromosome BXJ2-11, Cavendish_Baxijiao_AAA, whole genome shotgun sequence:
- the LOC135627737 gene encoding probable polygalacturonase produces MEHSPPIFHVLMILVLWTVVTAAFIGTAEGRRHHRRGGSETGLEAFHYAAAGAGGCRAHVASLTDFGGVGDGVTSNTAAFAAAVANLSKVACDGGAMLVVPAGRWLTGPFNLTNHFTLFLDHDAVILATQDINEWSIIDPLPSYGRGRDTAGGRYSNLIMGDNLTDVVITGHNGTVDGQGETWWEMFNNKELNYTRGYLIELMYCRQVLISNITLVNSPSWNVHPVYSSHVIVSGITILAPVNSPNTDGINPDSSSNVRIEDCYIVSGDDCIAIKSGWDEYGIAFNMSSKHIVIRRLTCISPTSAVIALGSEMSGGIEDVRAEDITAIHSESGVRIKTAIGRGAYVKDIFVRRMNLHTMKWVFWMTGTYGQHPDDKFDPKAIPVVQNISYSNVVAENVTMAAKLEGIPGAPFTGICIYNVTAEVVKSKKPIWNCTDVEGVSSHVTPTPCEQIPESPDRITHCPFPEDVLPVDCVGLKECSYQRTKP; encoded by the exons GAGCACTCCCCGCCAATATTCCAT GTGTTGATGATTTTAGTGCTGTGGACGGTGGTAACAGCGGCGTTCATAGGGACCGCTGAGGGCCGCCGCCACCACCGGCGGGGCGGTAGCGAGACGGGGCTAGAAGCCTTCCACTACGCGGCGGCAGGGGCAGGAGGATGCCGGGCCCACGTGGCCAGCCTGACGGACTTCGGCGGGGTGGGCGACGGGGTGACCTCCAACACGGCGGCCTTTGCGGCGGCCGTGGCCAACCTCAGCAAGGTCGCGTGCGACGGCGgcgcgatgctggtggtgccggcCGGCCGGTGGCTCACCGGGCCCTTCAACCTCACCAACCACTTCACCCTCTTCCTCGACCACGACGCCGTCATCCTCGCCACTCAG GATATCAATGAGTGGTCGATCATTGACCCTTTGCCCTCCTACGGCAGGGGAAGAGATACGGCTGGGGGTAGATACAGTAATCTCATCATGGGAGATAACCTAACCGATGTGGTCATAACAG GGCATAATGGAACTGTCGATGGACAAGGTGAAACCTGGTGGGAAATGTTCAATAACAAAGAACTCAATTACACTCGTGGATACCTCATTGAATTGATGTACTGCAGACAAGTGCTGATTTCCAACATTACATTGGTCAACTCTCCATCGTGGAATGTCCATCCAGTGTACAGCAG CCACGTAATCGTCTCAGGCATCACAATTCTTGCACCAGTCAACTCTCCGAACACTGATGGGATCAATCCAG ACTCATCCTCCAATGTCCGCATTGAGGACTGCTACATAGTCTCAGGCGATGACTGCATCGCCATTAAAAGCGGGTGGGATGAGTACGGGATTGCATTCAACATGTCAAGCAAACACATAGTGATCAGAAGGCTCACCTGCATCTCCCCCACGAGCGCTGTCATCGCCCTGGGAAGCGAGATGTCGGGAGGAATCGAAGATGTCCGGGCCGAAGACATCACGGCCATCCACTCCGAATCCGGCGTCAGGATCAAGACGGCCATCGGAAGGGGAGCTTACGTGAAGGACATATTCGTGAGAAGAATGAATCTGCACACCATGAAGTGGGTCTTCTGGATGACGGGCACCTACGGGCAGCACCCGGACGACAAATTTGATCCGAAAGCCATTCCGGTGGTGCAGAATATCAGTTACAGCAACGTGGTGGCCGAGAACGTGACCATGGCCGCGAAGCTGGAGGGGATTCCCGGCGCGCCCTTCACCGGAATATGCATCTACAATGTGACGGCGGAGGTGGTGAAGTCGAAGAAGCCGATATGGAACTGCACCGACGTGGAGGGCGTATCGAGTCACGTGACGCCCACTCCCTGTGAGCAGATTCCGGAATCTCCAGATCGTATAACGCATTGCCCCTTCCCTGAAGATGTTCTACCTGTGGATTGTGTTGGGCTGAAGGAGTGTTCTTATCAGAGAACCAAACCATGA